The following proteins are co-located in the Calliphora vicina chromosome 2, idCalVici1.1, whole genome shotgun sequence genome:
- the LOC135951387 gene encoding uncharacterized protein LOC135951387, which yields MVSSEPLKANEDVHPEAHDPAKGDTEQKNRKQDSEQDERKRLAGYKRSLRYVRTLDSRDPASLTTREKRLRRKHTYHIQKYEAMLNTTVVEVRPAKTTTEPNQSRQVITSKHVPHASTGPNTITVSEDLDVRPSTSKRATSGPKRGDDQCGTTKSASTTPKVLSAISSTRGTATASKGTASRPSIKRQRSGETQVSEGKRLKPSTSLTSAPELQVAIIDRSQPDGKMTTDRWLLLEEKILRALVDELACSEDDSFTAFDGAKWLKGVKIIGCGNEKALGFLSNCIRGVGELWPNARIEIVPLDQVPFRTTVRVWVPPPLLEDEATLTLIKRQNKELGTEDWTIERGRSRDKGEGKDLWIKIGSESLRLLRSSQGVIKYGLNQLRLILPAVKRNDEPKRPESGTD from the coding sequence ATGGTGTCCTCCGAGCCGCTAAAAGCGAATGAAGACGTACATCCGGAGGCCCATGACCCTGCAAAGGGAGACACAGAACAGAAAAACAGGAAACAGGACTCAGAACAGGACGAACGGAAAAGGTTGGCGGGCTACAAACGCTCTCTCCGGTATGTCAGGACGTTGGACTCGCGAGATCCCGCGTCTTTGACCACCAGGGAAAAGCGTTTGCGGCGTAAACATACCTACCACATACAGAAGTATGAGGCCATGCTAAATACTACTGTTGTGGAGGTAAGGCCAGCCAAGACTACGACCGAACCAAACCAGAGCAGGCAGGTGATCACATCTAAACATGTGCCCCATGCCAGCACTGGACCGAACACGATCACCGTCTCGGAGGATCTTGACGTACGCCCATCTACATCAAAGAGGGCCACGTCGGGGCCAAAGAGAGGTGATGACCAATGCGGCACGACGAAGTCTGCTAGCACAACACCCAAGGTGCTGTCCGCAATCTCCTCTACTCGAGGAACCGCGACGGCTTCCAAAGGTACAGCAAGCAGGCCTAGTATTAAGCGGCAAAGGTCAGGTGAAACGCAGGTGTCTGAGGGTAAGCGGCTGAAACCATCAACTAGCTTAACATCAGCACCTGAGCTACAAGTAGCCATCATAGATCGTAGTCAACCTGATGGGAAAATGACTACGGACAGATGGCTGCTTCTGGAGGAGAAGATCTTGCGGGCACTAGTGGACGAACTCGCATGCAGTGAGGATGATTCCTTCACTGCATTCGATGGCGCCAAATGGTTAAAGGGTGTCAAGATCATCGGGTGCGGTAACGAGAAGGCTCTAGGCTTTCTCAGTAACTGTATCCGAGGAGTTGGCGAACTCTGGCCCAACGCAAGAATCGAAATCGTCCCACTGGACCAAGTACCTTTTCGTACGACGGTGAGAGTGTGGGTCCCTCCTCCCCTTTTGGAGGACGAAGCCACGCTAACACTTATAAAGCGTCAGAACAAGGAACTTGGTACAGAGGACTGGACGATTGAACGAGGACGCTCTAGGGACAAAGGAGAAGGCAAGGATCTCTGGATCAAAATTGGTTCAGAATCCCTCCGACTCCTGCGTTCTTCGCAAGGCGTCATCAAGTACGGGCTAAACCAACTCCGGTTGATCTTGCCCGCGGTGAAGCGCAATGATGAACCCAAGCGGCCTGAGAGTGGTACAGATTAA